aaagttacagtaattcAAAGAACGACAACATTAGAACTAAAGATCCGGTGGTAACGGTTTAATGTTCaatgctttttgttttagtttccttAAGCCCCTTGACACTACCTGCTGTGGATCTGGCACTTAAACGTTTTCAGCTCCTTTGATTCATGAGTAGACTGATCACAGTAGACTGAAATAGGAATCCTACCAGTCTTCTGCTGACACCAAACAGTTCAAAAATCTCATCTTCAGTTTTTCCAGTGTGTACAGTCCTGCTGAGCCGAGAACTTCAGCTATTTCTGACTCTCTGACTGATAAATAAGCAGCGTAAATCCAAAGAGACAAAGACGTTAAAACCAGACAAAGGTCCTGAATAGAACCAACCAAGTAGTCTCGAGAGAACAGTCCGGGTGAGGATGCAGCCTTGTTTTCCTCATGGCCTCAGCTCTTCACAGGCTGGTGTCAGCCGTCTTAGTCTTTGGCGCCCCGGCAGTGTGGGGCTGCACTGCCGTGTCTTGCTGGGCGTCCCGGCAGAAGAAGACTGTAGGGTTCCTGTGTGCCCACATTGCTACATCTCCTGCCCCTCCGGTTTTTCCGGGACTTGAACTGGATAGCCGGCTGCAGTTGTTCATCCCAGGTCTGCTCATGTACCTGTCCTTGATCCTCACCGCTTGGTTCAGCCGAACCTCCCGGTTCTGGCTCTGGCTGGAGAGGTGTGCAGTCCGATAGCCCTCCTCTCTGCTGCGCCCCAGCAGCATGGAGATGTTGGGGTTTCTTACAGCATAGATCAGGGGGTTGATGGCTCCATTGGCCCAGGCTAACCAAATAGCCACTGTGTCCATGGCGGAGTTGAAAGAGTAGCCTCCGATTGCTGTGACCAACCCCATCAGACAGTATGGCCCCCAGCAAACAATGATGAAGACAATCATGATGAGCACTGTGGTGGCTGTCCTCATCTCACTGTAAAATCGCAGCAGGTATGCATAGGTGGTCACAGGCCTCACCCTGATCTCAGAGAGGCGAACAGTTTTACAGATGTTGTAATGGCAAAAGCACATGAGGGAAAAGGGCAGCAGGTAGCACACCAGGATGAGGCAGATGCTGTAAAGTGCCCCCATGCCAGAGCTACCCGAGTGGAACACGTACATGCAGtggtaaaaaccttttttgtgcACTTGTGTCGGTCTATGAACGAACAGATACCAgggcagagagaaaaaaacggcCGTTAACCAAACAGCCACCAGCAACTGAGTTGCTCTCTGACGCCCAATTTTAGCCTGCGGCTGCTTGACGATGGCATAGTACCTGTCAAAGGAGATCAGAGTCATGGTGAGAGTGGAGACGATGCCAAAACAAGTGTTGAAGAATCCATTGGCCACACAGAATGCATCTCCAAACATCCAGACGCCGTCCTTACTGAAGAGCATGACAAAGGAGAAGGGCAGGCAAAGAACGGCGGTGAGGAAGTCTGACAGAGACAGCGACATGATGAACGCATTGGTCACGGTCCACAGCTGTCTGTGTTTGATGATGACGATGATCACTGCTGCGTTACCCAGGCTGGACAGGATGAAGATGGAGAGCAGCACCAGGGCCTGAGCCGCCACGACGGCTCCCTGCAGAGCTGAGCTGGTCTCCGCAAAAGTCAGGACCGGCACAGTGGACGTCTGATGGGTCCCGGCGTCGCCATCTCTCTGCTCTTTGAGCGCTGTCAGGTTTCCTGAAGGTGGAGAGGTCTTTGTGGTGGCCGTCATCAGGCTGGTCACTATGGAAACCACCCTAAAGACGCAAGAAAGAAGTTGTTTGGAAGGTTAATTCCTTCAAAGTCCCCCTAAATGCtgtggttttttttaacatgtctgtgtggtattttttcatgaaagagaacaaacgtaataagaaatcattttgtattttttgagtatttctccttttaaatctgtcaatcaaactgtcttggacagactctgtttgaatgatcttctttccatcaacagctctgctgcacatgcactaaaccctcatctgttcctagtgtctagttcaggttctggagaagagaagatggtatcttcacattgacagCAGCCAAATGAGctgccgttcacatttctgtggtcaaatcagcatcactggatttttggtgtgagtttcatccaatacttacggtagcaggactgagaacgctggaaaatctccaccagactccacggagcttcttgatgtgaccacggaaatgtgaacggcggctcatttgaccgcagttggaaaggattgtaaatcaatgaaagagcattttgatgttagctttgattattttatcaagaactctgagaaaccaatgattgaatgtattgatcacagtcaataaacattggagaattagctaaaagagtctttggtgaactggaaggagaaagaatcaggattttggaggaagttctgtccatgaagatcttcacttcctcgtctgaactgacatccagatcagaaccatacggctggacattacccagattgatggatgttttaatgtagcagcggtgaagatttacgctagtgagacacagagctatcataataaGACGGGGGAGATCAGTAGCGGAGcgccaaaagccacgccccctcagaggagattttggaaacagaggcttcagatcaacatgaaaaattgctttttagacatttaggttgtgggattctggttaaaaactccacaatcataatttaaacactactgagaatgtttttttttttaataaaaaaagttctcaTAGGGAGACTTTAACTTGGAAACACTTCTAACTTCTTCTTAACTCAATCTACTtctcttgtggcttttttatttccattaatttattattcttttaatttgtgtttctttttatttgtagagtttttgcttatttgcacacttattttttcattttttcctgcaACAGTGGGTCTCGGCCATCATACAAAACCTCCCACAAtagtttgtttatatttatcataatagtaacaataacctgggcataggcgacctaggcagccgcctaggtccTCTATGCCCAGGACTCAAAAGTTTGGCATAATCAATAATTGGCAATACcctaaatacaaatcagtgtcttttttttctaaagggtgaaataagactttgtggttTCTAGTCGGTGAGACATCAACTCGAAtggtgttgaaggttgcagatcccAGACCTGCACCAACACTGTCAATTAAATCAAAGGTTTTCTGCAGGAACAGCCTATTCAGTCTGTTGAATGATCTTCAGTCGGGGATGAAGGAATTATTGGACCTCAGACGGCCATTGAGATCAGAGAAAACTGGAACAGAATCAATGAATCAATCTGAGCTGAGGCTGAAAAATCTTTAGCATGTTGTGTGACCACAAATCCTCTCATCTCATTCAAAGGaccttaaaattttaaaaagctgcttaaatgataaatagtttttccttttatgaaaaaatgtgtttttgatttgaGACAAAGAGGGGGGAAACAATCCCAGCCTCCAGCAGCTGTTCTGGAGATGCCTGCGCATACGCACATTTCTACAGGTGGATGTGCAGTTACCTGGGCAACGCAGGTGAAGCGGTGCTCAGCTGGTTGATGAGACGAACACCCACCGACTCAGATGTGGAGTTGCTGCCCCGCAAGGCCGAGCTAACAGGCCAATCCATGGATGAGGATCTGGAGGTCCCATTCAGCGCTCTGTCAAACCAGTTCGCTCCTTTTCtgctccatcttcctccgcagaggaggaggaggaggagcgagAAAGCGGGACCTGGCTGGGATGATCATCAGCGGCTGCGTTGCTGTCATACCTCCCGGATGAAAAGGATGCTGCATCTGCAGCCCGTTCATCATAGATCCATCTCCCGCTTCAACCAGCACCTCCTTCAGCGATCCgacctcctctcctcctccgcGCGCTCCTCCAAAAGGCCGCGGTGGCGGAATCCGGACCCGGACCTGACTGTGCGCATCTACCTCTAGGAGCACCAAATCCCGCCCCTCTTCGCCTCCTGACACGCACGCGCCGGTCGAACCAGTTGACGAGCTGATGGTGGTTGCTATGGCAACTGCTGATGACGCCATTGCTCCTTTGAGAagctgtcagaaaaaaaaatcttggttgaaaaaatattgaacgaTTTTGACAGCAGActgtaaatgtagttttagtgtccCGTCAGACATTGTAACATTAAAtggaaaatgattcatttttgaaacctgcctccagtggtcttttgaggaactgcaacctTTGGTGGATTTGAGTTACATTTCTGGGACAAAATGTGACGTCAGGGAGGGTTGGAGGATCAAGGTACTCTAGAACATCACAATtgatttctgtaatcttcatggaaaaaaataaagctaaaacataaaaaaaaaaaactagatatataccattacctgacataatgctatagtgtgaatgcGGTAAGCTAAATGTGGCTAAttgctgaaaaccctgaagctgatagctggctaaaatattagcaaaatgctaaattaaccatacaaaaaggtaaaatgtctactttagccgaaacagctagcatggggttcaaatattagctattttccaaattagcttaaaaaactgaaaaagcctaaatcagccaaaacagctagcatgtagctgaaatgtaggctaaatgccaaattagcctaaaatgtcACGTTCTATATGTGTCtcaatctgtgttttttatagTGTCTGGGGGGCTGGGCCAAGTGTGAAggtgggcctgatccggcccacgggccgtaggTTGGGAACCCCCACTCTAGAACCTGAGTGAGTCTGTGTGGGCTCCTGGGCTGTTATATTGATGGTCAATAAGTTAGATATAAAGTCTTCTAAGGCAGAGGTGTCtgatctatctatctatctatctatctatctatctatctatctatctatctatctatctatctatctatctatctatctatctatccatccatccatccatccatccatacatccatccatctgtggCAGGATGGTTTAATCAGGCTGATGTGCAGATGCAGATAATCCTACCCAGGTGCTGCTAATAAGCACCTGGTTACTATAAAAGGGGACTGAGCTGACATATCCAGATTTTTGGGCTGAGACTACCTCCCTTCACGGGTTGCCACTGGGCTCCACTGGTAGTTGGAAGACCTAGTCGTATTGCAAATCAGCATGCGACTAGGTAGAAGTGAATTTGAGTAAATTGCTTCCTACAGGGTTATGTAGGTGAAACCCGCTGCTGTTTTGGggtcttttttttgtgtctggTTTTATCAATCAAGACTGGCTACGGATGCTCCACGGGTCCTCCACGTCAGCTCCACTGGGTCAACCGCACGGCTGCAACCCCTGCACTCCCTCTGCTCAGCGGATCATATTGGTGCTTCTGGAACCTGGTGGCCTGTCGGGACTGGTACTCCTACATTTTGCCGGAGTCCTGCTGGAGCAGCCGACGGACTAACGTTTTTTCTACTTGATTGTTTTATTGACCTGTATACCACAAAGGGCCTATTTGcctgttcatttgttttaatctttcagAGCTGCAGTAACAGGGACTGGTTCTCAAGTGGACATTCTGGTTGTTTTGTGCTGTTCCCTgggttttgtgcttttcttttatgtttatgCATGCGTTTGTTTTTGGTTATCTATTCTGCTTGAGCAACCAGGTCTCTGCTGCAGGTGGGCTCTAGGCCCCAATGGTTTTTATCACAGGTCTTTTTAGTAATTCAttacttttaaactatttataaataaactttttttaaatctggaacCACGCCTCCATCTGGTTTGAGTCCCCCTTTAGTGTGTGCCTGAACCGCTCGTGTTgccacacatccatccatccatccatccatctatgacatgtttaaatgtatgaGAGCAAGCattgttattctgaccaatagaataactaacagctgtttatctctctatagaagtctatgtgatttttggttttttggacccagcgggtacttcctgtttggaacgccatgggggagtccagttctcaaatacagacAGCGGAG
The genomic region above belongs to Oryzias melastigma strain HK-1 linkage group LG22, ASM292280v2, whole genome shotgun sequence and contains:
- the LOC112149926 gene encoding G-protein coupled receptor 135 translates to MDWPVSSALRGSNSTSESVGVRLINQLSTASPALPRVVSIVTSLMTATTKTSPPSGNLTALKEQRDGDAGTHQTSTVPVLTFAETSSALQGAVVAAQALVLLSIFILSSLGNAAVIIVIIKHRQLWTVTNAFIMSLSLSDFLTAVLCLPFSFVMLFSKDGVWMFGDAFCVANGFFNTCFGIVSTLTMTLISFDRYYAIVKQPQAKIGRQRATQLLVAVWLTAVFFSLPWYLFVHRPTQVHKKGFYHCMYVFHSGSSGMGALYSICLILVCYLLPFSLMCFCHYNICKTVRLSEIRVRPVTTYAYLLRFYSEMRTATTVLIMIVFIIVCWGPYCLMGLVTAIGGYSFNSAMDTVAIWLAWANGAINPLIYAVRNPNISMLLGRSREEGYRTAHLSSQSQNREVRLNQAVRIKDRYMSRPGMNNCSRLSSSSPGKTGGAGDVAMWAHRNPTVFFCRDAQQDTAVQPHTAGAPKTKTADTSL